In Geminicoccaceae bacterium, a single window of DNA contains:
- a CDS encoding HAD-IA family hydrolase, whose amino-acid sequence MPVQLVVFDCDGTLVDSEATIVHCARTAFDRCGLPVPGADQVRRIVGLSLLEAMTALLGDNDDPSRSQCIAQAYRDEFVAYRSRPDFSEPLFDGVRDLLDDLLSRGLLMGVATGKSMPGLERVIAHNGLERYFITLQTADLHPSKPHPSMMQAAMRETGAVPERTVIIGDTTYDIDMGLAAGCRAIGVAYGNHPPEELEQAGAEAVLAKITDLTQYL is encoded by the coding sequence TTGCCCGTGCAACTCGTGGTATTCGACTGCGACGGTACGCTGGTCGACAGCGAGGCGACGATTGTCCATTGCGCCCGTACGGCGTTCGACCGTTGCGGTTTGCCGGTACCCGGTGCCGATCAGGTGCGTCGTATCGTTGGCTTGTCGTTGCTGGAGGCGATGACAGCGCTGCTTGGCGACAATGACGACCCTTCGCGGAGCCAGTGCATTGCACAGGCCTATCGCGATGAATTCGTTGCGTACCGATCACGACCGGATTTCAGCGAGCCACTGTTCGATGGCGTGCGCGACCTGCTCGATGACCTGCTCTCTCGCGGGCTGCTCATGGGTGTCGCCACTGGCAAGTCGATGCCGGGGTTGGAAAGGGTCATCGCCCACAATGGCCTTGAGCGGTACTTCATCACCCTGCAGACGGCCGACCTTCACCCGTCCAAACCGCACCCTTCGATGATGCAGGCAGCCATGCGTGAGACCGGCGCGGTGCCAGAACGAACCGTCATCATTGGCGACACGACCTATGATATCGACATGGGGTTGGCGGCCGGCTGCCGGGCCATAGGCGTCGCCTACGGCAATCACCCGCCGGAGGAACTCGAACAGGCGGGGGCCGAGGCGGTATTGGCGAAAATCACGGATCTGACACAATATCTGTGA